The following proteins are encoded in a genomic region of Triticum dicoccoides isolate Atlit2015 ecotype Zavitan chromosome 1B, WEW_v2.0, whole genome shotgun sequence:
- the LOC119350200 gene encoding probable serine/threonine-protein kinase PBL25 codes for MRWGIRTVKCFSCFRPEKKTSPRKTGSGEVATSAVANATVSTRSGAPLMESEAPKHGQSSETRANGEPAERSSMAKNAKAFTYRELATATKNFRSDYLLGEGGFGRVYKGQLENGQIVAVKQLDLNGFQGNREFLVEVLMLSLLHHPNLVSLVGYCADGDQRLLVYEYMALGSLADHLLDNTTDQIPLSWHRRMKIVHGTAKGLEYLHEKANPPVIYRDLKSPNILLDEEYNPKLSDFGLAKLGPVGEKTHVSTRVMGTYGYCAPEYIKTGQLTIKTDVYSFGIFLLELITGRKAVDSSKPASDQILVNWAMPIIRDRRRYHELVDPLLRGEYPEKDLNQAVAVAAMCLHEEDSVRPYMSDAVVALGFLAEVPAGCEEKPSSAPQKKQAEDPPLSNGTQQDKSTFDRQRVVAEAIEWGAMRQKQKAQTQGKTTDSQCITDPTEANRV; via the exons ATGCGTTGGGGAATTCGGACCGTGAAATGCTTTTCATGCTTCAGGCCTGAGAAGAAGACGTCGCCGAGGAAGACGGGGTCAGGGGAGGTCGCCACCTCCGCCGTCGCAAATGCCACCGTCTCGACGCGATCTGGAGCACCCCTCATGGAATCTG AGGCTCCAAAACATGGGCAATCATCCGAAACAAGAGCAAACGGTGAACCTGCCGAAAGGTCTAGCATGGCCAAAAATGCAAAAGCATTCACATACCGTGAGTTAGCGACAGCCACCAAGAACTTCCGCTCCGACTACCTTCTGGGAGAGGGGGGCTTTGGCAGGGTCTACAAGGGACAGCTTGAAAATGGCCAG ATTGTAGCTGTCAAACAACTAGACCTGAATGGATTTCAAGGCAACCGTGAGTTCCTGGTTGAAGTCTTGATGCTCAGCCTCTTGCACCATCCAAACCTGGTCAGCTTGGTAGGCTATTGCGCAGACGGAGATCAGCGGCTACTGGTGTACGAGTACATGGCCTTAGGTTCACTTGCAGATCACCTGCTTG ATAACACTACTGATCAAATACCACTAAGTTGGCATAGAAGGATGAAGATAGTCCACGGAACCGCTAAGGGTCTCGAATACCTCCATGAGAAGGCTAACCCGCCGGTCATCTACCGGGATCTCAAGTCCCCCAACATCCTTCTTGATGAGGAATACAACCCTAAACTCTCAGACTTCGGGCTCGCAAAGCTTGGGCCTGTTGGGGAGAAGACACACGTCTCAACTCGAGTGATGGGCACATATGGGTACTGtgctccagaatatataaaaacagGCCAGCTAACTATCAAGACTGATGTGTACAGTTTTGGGATATTCCTACTTGAGTTGATCACAGGACGAAAAGCTGTCGATTCATCTAAACCAGCAAGTGATCAAATCTTGGTTAACTGG GCAATGCCCATTATCAGAGATAGGAGAAGGTACCATGAGTTAGTAGACCCTCTTCTTAGAGGTGAATACCCAGAAAAAGACTTGAACCAGGCTGTGGCTGTGGCAGCAATGTGCCTACATGAGGAAGACTCTGTGCGGCCATACATGAGTGACGCTGTTGTTGCATTGGGATTCCTTGCAGAAGTGCCCGCTGGCTGTGAAGAAAAACCTAGTAGCGCGCCCCAAAAGAAACAGGCTGAAGATCCCCCATTATCTAATGGAACTCAGCAAGATAAGAGCACATTCGATCGTCAAAGAGTTGTTGCTGAGGCCATCGAGTGGGGCGCCATGAGGCAAAAACAGAAAGCTCAAACTCAAGGAAAGACAACTGATTCCCAGTGCATTACAGATCCTACTGAAGCCAACAGGGTGTAA